In Variovorax sp. J2L1-78, a single window of DNA contains:
- a CDS encoding LamG-like jellyroll fold domain-containing protein produces MKTPRSRIARAALHASLLLLLTACGGGGVGSDPAPAETTTPPPPTAATPAPPAPPAAQSKTLLIGIDGVHYTELQRAMAEARVPSLQGLGTVLPAYTGGILGRPTQQQATAGPSWATLLTGAWADRHEIRSNYEGQAFQADTVFKMLKQRNAGARTAAIASWSGLPQLLRADKAAGYLDLAKDCDGSDSCVSSEAGAAIEGGSYDLIVADYQGPAQVADVAGYGTDYQNALAEVDRQVALLKASLAKRRAAHRNEDWLVIVTTTHGLGATGVADGIPVPSNLATVIALDKPANLSPALPAGLPTDIAPWYAYAAATDVTPTVLTHLSARPAATQYGMDGSPLIGAAAVRQLAATTNAKQTGIQLNWTLPATPAAITVLRDGVAVATLPGNALAFEDTTMAPAASGYFSYDYTVVADQVPVSLRATLNYVKPISLLASVANGITHLFTLKTTLVDRIGGTQAFTPWVSGAAPVYTAAGEGPFAGTDTALASTSYAGPTVCSACDGGYRIPTSQVTSTSAPFTFGFWFRSDATRSGMPIVSNKNWGSGNNAGIALGQYGSAIRFNIGRGGGRLGDKDLSFSANTWVYVAMAVDVPNLKVTYHAYDPVYGMQSSSAVLTSAFVAALNGLGNGFSLNEDGDGGYGPNYRNGNASNTIGGRFDFGEFSTWNRALTNAEVESIGRSGTSLTTLVP; encoded by the coding sequence ATGAAAACACCAAGATCCCGCATCGCGCGTGCCGCGCTGCACGCGAGCCTGCTGCTCCTGCTGACCGCCTGCGGCGGCGGTGGCGTCGGCAGCGATCCCGCGCCTGCCGAGACGACCACGCCGCCCCCACCGACCGCGGCCACCCCCGCGCCCCCTGCCCCCCCTGCGGCACAGAGCAAGACCTTGTTGATCGGCATCGACGGCGTTCACTACACCGAGCTGCAGCGGGCGATGGCCGAGGCACGCGTGCCCAGCCTGCAGGGGCTCGGCACCGTGTTGCCCGCCTATACCGGCGGCATCCTGGGAAGGCCCACGCAACAGCAGGCGACCGCTGGTCCGTCGTGGGCCACGCTGCTCACCGGCGCCTGGGCCGACCGTCACGAGATCCGCTCGAACTACGAAGGCCAGGCCTTCCAGGCCGACACCGTCTTCAAGATGCTCAAGCAGCGCAACGCCGGCGCGCGCACCGCGGCCATCGCCAGCTGGAGCGGCCTGCCGCAACTGCTGCGCGCCGACAAGGCCGCGGGCTACCTCGACCTGGCCAAGGACTGCGATGGCAGCGACAGCTGCGTGTCGTCCGAAGCCGGTGCCGCCATCGAGGGCGGCAGCTATGACCTGATCGTGGCGGACTACCAGGGCCCGGCCCAGGTCGCCGACGTGGCGGGCTACGGCACCGACTATCAGAACGCACTGGCCGAAGTCGACCGCCAGGTTGCGCTGCTGAAGGCGTCGCTGGCCAAGCGCCGCGCCGCGCACCGGAACGAGGACTGGCTGGTGATCGTCACCACCACGCATGGCCTGGGCGCCACCGGTGTGGCCGACGGCATTCCGGTCCCGTCCAATCTCGCGACGGTCATCGCACTCGACAAGCCGGCCAATCTGTCACCGGCGCTGCCGGCCGGCCTGCCGACCGACATCGCACCCTGGTATGCCTACGCGGCGGCCACCGACGTCACGCCGACGGTACTCACCCACCTGTCGGCCCGCCCCGCCGCCACGCAGTACGGGATGGACGGCAGCCCGCTGATCGGCGCGGCGGCCGTGCGCCAGCTCGCCGCGACGACCAACGCGAAGCAGACCGGCATCCAATTGAACTGGACCTTGCCCGCGACGCCCGCCGCCATCACGGTGCTGCGCGATGGCGTCGCAGTGGCCACGCTGCCGGGCAATGCCCTGGCCTTCGAAGACACGACCATGGCACCGGCCGCCAGCGGTTACTTCAGCTACGACTACACGGTGGTCGCCGACCAGGTGCCGGTGTCGCTGCGCGCCACGCTGAACTATGTCAAGCCCATCTCGCTGCTGGCGAGCGTGGCGAACGGCATCACGCACCTGTTCACGCTGAAGACGACGCTGGTCGACCGCATCGGCGGCACGCAGGCCTTCACGCCCTGGGTCAGCGGCGCGGCACCGGTGTACACCGCCGCGGGCGAGGGTCCGTTCGCCGGCACCGACACCGCGTTGGCCTCGACCAGCTATGCCGGCCCGACCGTGTGCAGTGCCTGCGACGGGGGCTACCGCATCCCGACCAGCCAGGTCACCAGCACCAGCGCGCCCTTCACCTTCGGCTTCTGGTTCCGCTCCGACGCGACGCGCTCGGGCATGCCCATCGTGTCGAACAAGAACTGGGGCAGCGGCAACAACGCCGGCATCGCCCTGGGCCAGTACGGCAGTGCGATCCGCTTCAACATCGGCCGCGGCGGCGGGCGGCTCGGCGACAAGGACCTGAGCTTCAGCGCGAACACCTGGGTGTACGTGGCAATGGCGGTGGACGTGCCGAACCTGAAAGTCACCTACCACGCCTACGACCCGGTGTACGGCATGCAGAGCAGTTCCGCCGTGCTGACCAGCGCCTTCGTCGCGGCGCTCAACGGCCTGGGCAACGGCTTCTCGCTGAACGAGGACGGCGACGGTGGCTATGGCCCGAACTACCGCAACGGCAACGCCAGCAACACCATCGGTGGCCGCTTCGACTTCGGCGAGTTCAGCACCTGGAACCGCGCACTGACGAACGCGGAAGTCGAGTCGATCGGCCGCTCCGGCACGTCGCTCACGACGCTGGTTCCCTGA
- a CDS encoding ABC transporter substrate-binding protein, whose amino-acid sequence MSATARFRPAILVAALLACAAHAGTLTVYSALEEDEIKDYVAAAKKDMPDIDVKVLRLSTGDLGARILAESANPQHDVIWGWALTNMLDPRITALLEPYAPKGSDKLAAANKAADSKWFTTTGYVGAFCVNTEVLKAKGLPMPTSWKDLTNPVYKGEVVMPNPVSSGTGYLQIAALLQSKGTDEGWKFLKTLDGNVAQYIKSGSRPCKAARAGEFAIGTSLAFAAMQSIEEGYPVKMVIPSDGAGYELEASGLMAKAKNKADAQRFLDWTLSPGASALYTKYKEMVTIPGAAQSKAAKAAGLPVDLSTVLYKMDFAQSAKDRDAILGAWTKNIGR is encoded by the coding sequence ATGTCTGCCACCGCTCGCTTCCGTCCCGCGATCCTCGTCGCCGCCTTGCTCGCATGCGCCGCCCACGCCGGCACCCTCACCGTCTATTCCGCCCTGGAAGAAGATGAAATCAAGGACTACGTCGCCGCGGCCAAGAAGGACATGCCCGACATCGACGTGAAGGTGCTTCGCCTGTCGACCGGGGACCTCGGTGCCCGCATCCTGGCCGAGTCGGCCAACCCGCAGCACGACGTGATCTGGGGCTGGGCCCTGACCAACATGCTCGACCCGCGCATCACCGCGCTGCTCGAGCCCTATGCGCCCAAGGGCAGCGACAAGCTGGCCGCCGCCAACAAGGCCGCCGACAGCAAGTGGTTCACCACCACCGGCTACGTGGGCGCCTTCTGCGTCAACACAGAGGTGCTCAAGGCCAAGGGCCTGCCGATGCCCACCAGCTGGAAGGACCTGACCAACCCGGTCTACAAGGGCGAGGTCGTGATGCCCAACCCGGTGTCCTCGGGCACCGGCTACCTGCAGATCGCGGCGCTGCTGCAGTCCAAGGGCACGGACGAAGGCTGGAAGTTCCTGAAGACGCTCGACGGCAATGTCGCGCAGTACATCAAGTCGGGCTCGCGCCCGTGCAAGGCGGCGCGCGCGGGTGAATTCGCGATCGGCACCTCGCTGGCCTTCGCCGCCATGCAGTCCATCGAGGAAGGCTACCCCGTCAAGATGGTGATCCCGAGCGATGGTGCCGGCTACGAGCTCGAAGCCTCGGGCCTGATGGCCAAGGCGAAGAACAAGGCCGATGCGCAGCGCTTCCTCGACTGGACACTGTCGCCCGGCGCGTCGGCGCTGTACACCAAGTACAAGGAAATGGTGACCATCCCTGGCGCAGCGCAGTCGAAGGCCGCCAAGGCCGCCGGCCTGCCGGTCGACCTGAGCACCGTGCTCTACAAGATGGACTTCGCCCAGTCCGCCAAGGACCGCGACGCGATCCTGGGCGCCTGGACCAAGAACATCGGCCGCTGA
- the hisN gene encoding histidinol-phosphatase yields the protein MPYTDPLSLAGRLADVAGTHSLGSFRTRLQVDLKADASPVTLADRAAEAAMRALINEEAPTHGILGEEHGRERIDAAHVWVLDPIDGTKSFITGSPLWGTLIALVHQGSVDLGLIDMPVLGERWIGRPGRGSHCNGQPVHTSGCTALAQARVLTTSPDAFAPDEWAAYDALSRRAAMRRFGGDCYGYAQLAGGHVDLVAECQLQPYDYMALVGVVEGAGGVITDWQGRALSIHSNGRVLAAATAALHREALSWLATVPDIAA from the coding sequence ATGCCCTACACCGACCCCCTCTCACTCGCCGGCCGTCTGGCCGATGTCGCTGGCACGCACTCGCTGGGCAGCTTCCGTACCCGCCTGCAGGTCGACCTCAAGGCCGACGCCAGCCCGGTCACCCTGGCCGACCGTGCCGCCGAGGCCGCCATGCGTGCCCTGATCAACGAGGAGGCGCCGACGCACGGCATCCTGGGCGAGGAGCACGGCCGCGAGCGCATCGACGCGGCGCATGTCTGGGTGCTCGACCCGATCGACGGCACCAAGAGCTTCATCACCGGTTCGCCGCTGTGGGGCACGCTCATCGCGCTGGTGCACCAAGGTTCGGTCGATCTCGGACTGATCGACATGCCGGTCCTGGGTGAGCGTTGGATCGGCCGCCCCGGCCGGGGCTCGCACTGCAACGGGCAGCCGGTTCACACCAGCGGCTGCACGGCGCTGGCGCAGGCCCGCGTCCTCACCACGTCGCCCGATGCCTTTGCCCCCGATGAATGGGCCGCCTACGATGCGCTCAGTCGGCGTGCCGCGATGCGCCGTTTCGGTGGCGACTGCTATGGGTATGCGCAGCTCGCGGGCGGCCATGTCGATCTGGTGGCCGAATGCCAGTTGCAGCCCTACGACTACATGGCGCTGGTGGGTGTGGTGGAAGGGGCGGGGGGCGTGATCACCGATTGGCAAGGACGCGCGCTGTCCATCCATTCGAACGGGCGGGTGCTGGCGGCCGCGACCGCGGCGTTGCACCGCGAGGCGCTGTCATGGCTGGCGACCGTGCCGGACATCGCCGCCTGA
- a CDS encoding phosphocholine-specific phospholipase C: MTTSRRNFLRNTATTGIAAATLAAFPPSIRRALAIPANNKTGTINDVEHVVILMQENRSFDHYFGTMRGVRGFGDRFTIPLPNGRTVWEQEYRAGQIVSPYYLDSSQGNALRVKGTPHDWSDGQDAWDGGRLSKWPLYKETSKAPFTQSMGYYKEAELPFQFALANAFTLCDAYHCAMHTGTNSNRTFLWTGTNGPTAANVAMVTNEWDDIGPSTSGYDWTTYPERLEKAGVSWIVYQNMPSNYTDNSLCGFKQYRRANEASGKPVSHDGNVVSPAYDPASDNVGNPLYKGIANTMPDGGFLGTFKQDVLNRKLPNVSWIVAPSTYSEHPSPSSPVQGAWYTQEVLDALTAVPEVWSKTVLIVNFDENDGFFDHLPSPAAPSLNADGTPAGKTTLTEAEVAFERFTHPHPPGTTEQDTPDGRVYGPGMRVPMYVVSPWSRGGWVNSQAFDHTSVVRFLEARFNVMEPNISPFRRAVCGDLTSAFNFATPNTEVLPKLAGRTTKVDADTLRATQDALTQIALPGTVVRPTQTTGTRPSRALPYELHTSARVDTTRGTVQLLFSNTGRQAAVFHVYDKLHLNRLPRRYMVEAGKALDDTWNAATDNGSYDLWVLGPNGFHRHFKGDLNMLRAGDAPVPEVRVCYDITNGNVYLSMTNTGKNAAKFSIRAKAYREDGPWVSTVAGGATAEQHWELAGSGRWYDFEVTCDADVNYYRRFAGRVETGEPSVSDPAMGLTAL, encoded by the coding sequence ATGACGACATCCCGCCGCAACTTCCTGCGCAACACCGCCACCACCGGCATCGCCGCCGCCACGTTGGCGGCCTTTCCGCCGAGCATCCGCCGCGCCCTGGCCATCCCCGCGAACAACAAGACCGGCACGATCAACGACGTCGAGCACGTTGTGATCCTGATGCAGGAGAACCGCTCCTTCGACCACTACTTCGGCACGATGCGGGGCGTGCGCGGCTTCGGTGATCGCTTCACGATCCCACTGCCGAATGGCCGCACGGTTTGGGAGCAGGAGTATCGGGCGGGCCAGATCGTGTCGCCGTACTACCTCGACAGCTCTCAGGGCAACGCGCTGCGCGTCAAGGGCACACCGCACGACTGGAGCGATGGTCAGGACGCCTGGGACGGTGGTCGCCTCAGCAAATGGCCGCTCTACAAAGAGACATCGAAGGCGCCCTTCACGCAATCGATGGGGTACTACAAGGAGGCCGAACTGCCGTTCCAGTTCGCCCTTGCCAACGCCTTCACGCTTTGCGATGCCTACCACTGCGCGATGCACACAGGCACCAACAGCAACCGGACTTTTCTGTGGACCGGGACCAACGGCCCCACGGCCGCCAATGTGGCCATGGTCACCAACGAATGGGACGACATCGGGCCCTCGACCAGCGGCTACGACTGGACCACCTACCCCGAGCGCCTCGAGAAGGCCGGTGTGAGCTGGATCGTTTATCAGAACATGCCGTCGAACTACACCGACAACTCGCTGTGTGGCTTCAAGCAGTACCGGCGCGCCAACGAGGCGTCCGGCAAGCCCGTGAGTCACGACGGCAACGTCGTTTCGCCCGCCTATGACCCGGCGTCCGACAACGTTGGCAACCCGCTCTACAAGGGCATCGCCAACACCATGCCGGACGGCGGCTTTCTCGGCACGTTCAAGCAGGATGTCCTGAACCGAAAGCTGCCGAATGTCAGTTGGATCGTCGCACCGTCGACCTACTCGGAGCACCCGAGTCCCTCCAGCCCGGTACAGGGCGCCTGGTACACCCAGGAGGTGCTCGACGCTTTGACCGCCGTGCCGGAGGTCTGGAGCAAGACCGTGCTGATCGTCAACTTCGACGAGAACGATGGCTTCTTCGATCACCTGCCTTCACCCGCAGCGCCGTCCCTCAATGCCGACGGCACGCCCGCCGGCAAAACCACGCTGACGGAAGCCGAAGTGGCGTTCGAGCGGTTCACACATCCTCACCCGCCCGGTACGACGGAGCAAGACACACCGGACGGTCGCGTCTATGGCCCCGGCATGCGGGTGCCGATGTACGTGGTGTCGCCGTGGAGCCGCGGCGGCTGGGTCAATTCGCAGGCCTTCGACCACACTTCGGTGGTGCGCTTTCTGGAAGCCCGCTTCAACGTGATGGAACCCAACATCAGTCCGTTCCGACGCGCGGTATGCGGTGACCTGACGAGCGCCTTCAACTTCGCGACGCCCAACACCGAAGTGCTGCCCAAGCTGGCCGGCCGTACGACGAAGGTGGATGCGGACACACTGCGGGCAACACAGGACGCACTCACTCAGATCGCACTGCCCGGCACCGTGGTGCGCCCGACACAAACCACCGGTACCCGCCCCTCGCGAGCGCTGCCTTACGAACTGCACACCAGTGCGCGGGTCGATACCACGCGCGGCACGGTACAGCTGCTGTTCTCGAACACCGGCCGGCAGGCCGCCGTGTTCCACGTCTACGACAAGCTGCACCTCAATCGGTTGCCGCGCCGCTACATGGTGGAGGCCGGCAAGGCACTGGACGACACCTGGAACGCCGCGACCGACAACGGCTCCTACGACCTGTGGGTGCTCGGCCCGAACGGCTTTCACCGCCACTTCAAGGGCGACCTGAACATGCTGCGCGCGGGCGACGCGCCGGTGCCGGAGGTGCGCGTCTGCTACGACATCACCAACGGCAACGTCTACCTGAGCATGACGAACACGGGCAAGAACGCGGCCAAGTTCAGCATCCGCGCGAAGGCCTACCGCGAGGATGGCCCGTGGGTTTCGACGGTCGCCGGCGGCGCCACGGCGGAACAGCACTGGGAGCTCGCCGGGAGCGGCCGCTGGTATGACTTCGAGGTCACCTGCGACGCCGACGTGAACTACTACCGCCGATTCGCCGGCCGCGTCGAGACCGGCGAGCCGTCGGTGAGCGATCCGGCCATGGGCCTGACCGCGCTGTGA
- the thiC gene encoding phosphomethylpyrimidine synthase ThiC, translating into MNATDKFASLLTLTREPFPASTKSAIVGSRPDLRVPVRDVALTNGECVSLYDTSGPYTDATVAIDVRLGLLDVRGAWIVERGDTESYAGRQLAALDDGVKGEENARIAQLRADAAALQRTPRRAKSGANVTQMHYARRGIVTPEMEYVALRENGKREWMAEYLANEERARRVMGNPMGARIPQIITPEFVRDEVARGRAIIPANINHPEVEPMAIGRNFKVKINANIGNSAVTSSIEEEVEKLVWAIRWGADNVMDLSTGKNIHTTRDWIVRNSPVPIGTVPIYQALEKVGGVAEDLTWAIYRDTLIEQAEQGVDYFTIHAGLRLPFIHLTANRMTGIVSRGGSIMAKWCIAHHRESFLYTHFEDICDIMKAYDVSFSLGDGLRPGSGADANDEAQFAELRTLGELTQVAWKHDVQTMIEGPGHVPMHMIQANMDEQLKHCHEAPFYTLGPLTIDIAPGYDHIASAIGAAMIGWAGTAMLCYVTPKEHLGLPDRDDVKQGIIAYKIAAHAADIAKGHPGARSRDDALSKARFEFRWQDQFNLGLDPDTARDFHDETLPKDASKTAHFCSMCGPKFCSMKITQEVREYAAQRGLDEGAAVFDGMHAKSAEFKAAGGEMYIPIRTE; encoded by the coding sequence ATGAACGCCACCGACAAGTTCGCCTCGCTGCTCACGCTCACGCGCGAGCCCTTCCCCGCCTCCACCAAGTCCGCCATCGTCGGCAGCCGGCCCGACCTGCGCGTGCCCGTGCGCGACGTGGCGCTGACCAACGGCGAGTGCGTGTCGCTCTACGACACCTCGGGGCCGTACACCGATGCCACGGTAGCCATCGACGTGCGCCTCGGGCTGCTCGACGTGCGCGGCGCGTGGATCGTGGAGCGCGGCGATACCGAAAGCTACGCAGGCCGTCAGCTGGCCGCGCTCGACGACGGCGTGAAGGGCGAGGAGAACGCGCGCATCGCGCAGCTGCGTGCCGATGCGGCCGCCCTGCAGCGCACGCCGCGCCGCGCGAAGAGCGGCGCCAACGTGACGCAGATGCACTATGCAAGGCGCGGCATCGTCACGCCCGAAATGGAATATGTGGCGCTGCGCGAGAACGGCAAGCGCGAATGGATGGCCGAGTACCTAGCCAACGAAGAGCGCGCCAGGCGCGTCATGGGCAACCCGATGGGCGCGCGCATCCCGCAGATCATCACGCCCGAGTTCGTGCGCGACGAGGTGGCGCGCGGCCGCGCCATCATCCCCGCGAACATCAACCACCCCGAGGTCGAACCGATGGCGATCGGCCGCAACTTCAAGGTGAAGATCAACGCCAACATCGGCAACTCGGCCGTCACCTCGAGCATCGAGGAAGAGGTCGAGAAGCTGGTGTGGGCGATCCGCTGGGGTGCCGACAACGTGATGGATCTTTCGACTGGCAAGAACATCCACACCACGCGCGACTGGATCGTGCGCAACTCGCCCGTGCCCATCGGCACGGTGCCGATCTACCAGGCGCTCGAGAAGGTGGGCGGGGTGGCCGAGGACCTGACCTGGGCGATCTACCGCGACACGCTGATCGAGCAGGCCGAGCAGGGCGTCGACTACTTCACCATCCATGCCGGGCTGCGGCTGCCCTTCATCCACCTCACCGCGAACCGCATGACGGGCATCGTCTCGCGCGGCGGATCGATCATGGCCAAGTGGTGCATCGCGCACCACCGGGAGAGCTTCCTCTACACGCACTTCGAGGACATCTGCGACATCATGAAGGCCTACGACGTGAGCTTCTCGCTCGGCGACGGCCTGCGCCCGGGCAGTGGCGCCGATGCCAACGACGAGGCGCAGTTCGCCGAGCTGCGCACGTTGGGCGAGCTCACGCAGGTCGCCTGGAAGCACGACGTGCAGACCATGATCGAAGGGCCGGGCCACGTGCCGATGCACATGATCCAGGCCAACATGGACGAGCAGCTCAAGCACTGCCACGAGGCGCCGTTCTACACGCTGGGCCCGCTGACCATCGACATCGCACCGGGCTACGACCACATCGCCAGCGCCATCGGCGCCGCGATGATCGGCTGGGCCGGCACCGCGATGCTCTGCTACGTCACGCCCAAGGAACACCTGGGCCTGCCCGACCGGGACGACGTCAAGCAGGGGATCATCGCGTACAAGATCGCCGCGCATGCGGCCGACATCGCCAAGGGCCACCCGGGTGCGCGCTCGCGCGACGACGCGCTCAGCAAGGCGCGCTTCGAGTTCCGCTGGCAGGACCAGTTCAACCTCGGCCTCGATCCCGACACCGCGCGCGACTTCCATGACGAGACGTTGCCGAAGGACGCCAGCAAGACGGCGCACTTCTGCTCCATGTGCGGCCCGAAGTTCTGCTCGATGAAGATCACGCAGGAAGTGCGCGAGTACGCCGCGCAGCGCGGGCTCGACGAGGGCGCGGCGGTGTTCGACGGCATGCATGCCAAGTCGGCGGAGTTCAAGGCGGCGGGCGGGGAGATGTACATCCCGATCCGGACCGAGTGA
- a CDS encoding OmpA family protein: MHPIHRLILSAFAAHALLASPSAVAADAAGAKDHPLLTRFKGAAIAEYKVSAFDEAVLPVKAIPAVDKIGAGDLAKVEGKITRIGYVIEGEKTALEVMRNYEQALSRGGFQVVFQCASDACGRDMGGYIANSGKVMPTGFTASFDEKSRYLLTRRSGPDGDVHVLLWVVEDPANKRTLAYQQIVEGRPMATGQVSVLSASDLKKSLDAEGRVAIYGVYFDTAKADVKPESRPSLEEMAKLLTSNPALRIYVVGHTDSAGGLGANLELSQRRAEAVAKALAALRIDPQRMVAKGVASLAPLASNASEAGRARNRRVELVQQ; this comes from the coding sequence ATGCATCCGATCCATCGCCTCATCCTCTCGGCCTTCGCGGCCCATGCACTGCTCGCCAGCCCGTCGGCGGTCGCGGCGGACGCGGCCGGCGCGAAGGACCATCCGCTGCTCACGCGCTTCAAGGGCGCAGCAATTGCGGAGTACAAGGTCAGTGCGTTCGACGAAGCCGTCTTGCCCGTCAAGGCGATTCCGGCGGTCGACAAGATCGGCGCGGGCGACCTCGCCAAGGTCGAGGGGAAGATCACCCGCATCGGCTACGTCATCGAGGGCGAGAAGACAGCGCTGGAGGTGATGCGCAACTACGAGCAGGCGCTGAGCCGCGGCGGCTTCCAGGTTGTGTTCCAGTGCGCATCGGACGCGTGCGGGCGGGACATGGGCGGATATATCGCCAACAGCGGGAAGGTGATGCCGACGGGCTTCACGGCGAGCTTCGACGAGAAGAGCCGCTACCTGCTCACCCGGCGGTCGGGCCCCGACGGCGATGTGCATGTGCTGCTCTGGGTGGTGGAAGACCCCGCCAACAAGCGGACACTCGCCTACCAGCAGATCGTCGAGGGTCGGCCCATGGCCACCGGGCAGGTCAGCGTGCTCAGCGCATCGGACTTGAAGAAAAGCCTCGATGCCGAGGGCCGCGTCGCGATCTACGGCGTCTATTTCGACACGGCCAAGGCCGATGTGAAGCCCGAGTCCCGACCTTCCCTGGAAGAGATGGCCAAGCTGCTCACGTCGAATCCGGCGCTGCGTATCTACGTTGTCGGCCACACCGACAGCGCCGGTGGGCTCGGCGCCAACCTCGAACTCTCGCAGCGGCGCGCCGAAGCAGTGGCCAAGGCACTGGCCGCGCTCAGGATCGATCCGCAGCGCATGGTGGCCAAAGGGGTCGCCTCGCTCGCGCCACTCGCCAGCAATGCGAGTGAGGCCGGTCGCGCACGCAACCGGCGGGTCGAACTGGTGCAGCAATAG
- a CDS encoding response regulator transcription factor, producing the protein MVDDHELVRLGVRALLQCQVSASGTTVEILEAGSLADALALYERHEEAIDLVLLDIALPDTQGLNGVTQLHARYPDARIVVISGTGASSLAQNGLAQSALAMGASAFLPKSANLKEVLSFIRACGVLGSDVVDGLPPLSSNTPPSARSLSERALQALSPRHVPVLQLMLEGKNNREIAEAVHLSEGTVKNYVSTILLRFGVRSRAQLISSLR; encoded by the coding sequence GTGGTCGACGATCACGAACTGGTTCGTCTGGGGGTGCGTGCGCTGCTTCAGTGCCAGGTGTCAGCGTCGGGCACCACGGTGGAGATCCTGGAGGCGGGCAGCCTGGCCGATGCGCTTGCGCTGTACGAGCGCCACGAGGAGGCGATCGATCTCGTCTTGCTCGACATCGCCTTGCCGGACACGCAAGGCCTCAATGGTGTGACGCAGCTCCATGCGCGCTACCCGGATGCGCGCATCGTCGTCATTTCCGGCACCGGCGCGTCGTCGCTGGCCCAGAACGGCTTGGCGCAGAGCGCATTGGCGATGGGCGCGAGTGCGTTCCTGCCGAAGAGTGCCAACCTGAAGGAAGTGCTGAGTTTCATCCGCGCCTGCGGGGTGCTCGGCAGCGACGTCGTCGACGGCTTGCCCCCTTTGTCGAGCAACACACCGCCGAGCGCGCGCAGCCTGTCCGAACGCGCGTTGCAAGCGCTTTCGCCGCGCCACGTTCCGGTCCTTCAACTGATGCTCGAGGGCAAGAACAACCGGGAGATCGCCGAGGCGGTCCACCTCAGCGAGGGCACAGTGAAGAACTATGTGTCGACGATCCTGCTGCGCTTCGGCGTGCGCTCTCGCGCGCAGCTGATCAGCAGCCTCCGATGA